Within Bdellovibrio bacteriovorus HD100, the genomic segment GCACAAATAAACACTCCGCTCGCGCAGCTGAACATTGAAGAAGTCGAACGCCTGATGTTCACCGCACTGGATCTTCAATCATCCTTGGAAAGCGTGATGGAAAATATCCAGCTGCAAATTGAGTCCGTGGACTTTGATCTGCAGCTGATCGAACAAAAGCTAGGAACTTTACAATGAAACGATGGATCAGCCTCTTTCTGGCACTGACACTTCCATTTCAAGGCTTCGCAGCACATGTGCCCGCGTACACCGTGATTGATATTCAAATCAATCACGAAACCCCACTGACAATGGATTTCAAAATTCTTGGGAACCCGACTGACACCTATGAAATGCAGAAGCCCTACTACTTCCATGCCGCCGGTCGCTACTACACGGCTATCTACCAGGGAAGAGACCCAAAAGGCACAACACGCTGGAGCCACATTGATCCGAGCGCCCCCCCGGAGATGATCACTCAGGAGGAGACAGCGTCACCACCTCAAACACCACCGCCTACGCTGGACCAAAATACACATATTTCTGAGTCTGGAGGCGACAGCAGCACACACGACAACGCTATGGGTTCTGCGATTCAGACGGGCCTTGCTCAGGCGATCTACAAGGGTCTAATTTTCACTCCTGAATTCGAGGCAGAAATAGCCAAACTGAATCGGGAAATCTCCGCCAATCAAGAACAAACCTATCAAAACTATGAAGCACTTCGCAACTCTATGGCGGAATCCCACGTAAAGTTTGAGCTGGCGTTGACTGATTTTCAAAAAGCCTTGACTGAAAATGCAGCTCCAAAAACAGACTTTCAGTATACGTCTCCGGACCCCGCCCTGGTAAGTGAACTGCAAAACATTGAAAGCATACTGCGTTCGGTCCGCACCAGTAATCCTGCTCGCCGCGAATCCCGGGACTGGGGTCTTCGAATGGTGCGCCAGTCCGATCAGGCCTCCAC encodes:
- a CDS encoding pre-toxin TG domain-containing protein, translated to MKRWISLFLALTLPFQGFAAHVPAYTVIDIQINHETPLTMDFKILGNPTDTYEMQKPYYFHAAGRYYTAIYQGRDPKGTTRWSHIDPSAPPEMITQEETASPPQTPPPTLDQNTHISESGGDSSTHDNAMGSAIQTGLAQAIYKGLIFTPEFEAEIAKLNREISANQEQTYQNYEALRNSMAESHVKFELALTDFQKALTENAAPKTDFQYTSPDPALVSELQNIESILRSVRTSNPARRESRDWGLRMVRQSDQASTTGDTESAEAFKKYSEVFADLSVGLDPITGPLRDVYEAFTGKNLITGDTLDSFDRTFAVVGALSFGFGSKIGKGLKIFNKIKNLDFIKAAAKTEAVVHHIERNAPQSRAAYDRYIRDLRKTMDRPTIKDPELRLFVNERYWKNTSTVGNGSTAAAIRIERIENLPVKGRYHTQKGQNSLVHFEKWLKNNPEGDASDRAAVENMIMELRDALEGNL